Proteins from a genomic interval of Trifolium pratense cultivar HEN17-A07 linkage group LG6, ARS_RC_1.1, whole genome shotgun sequence:
- the LOC123892179 gene encoding uncharacterized protein LOC123892179 codes for MINRYLSARLPVKFNCSLTKPMITEGWEEMRKVFRIEGNQLVTTTYAGFKRFIVDVHPGELNPNELSSLHSFKFEDNEPLSFSVRPTDYEATKSQLTLNKEFAEYVRTTEYDQVILCGPNGTSIATKIIKYKVRWYYTVKFGSQWRKFVSTKGFVSGDVLNFMFIDKEKNNVMRVVKLED; via the exons atgATTAATCGATATCTGTCAGCCCGATTGCCTGTGAAATTCAATTGCTCTTTAACTAAACCTATGATTACTGAGGGATGGGAAGAAATGAGAAAAGTTTTTCGAATTGAGGGAAATCAATTGGTTACAACGACTTATGCAGGGTTTAAACGTTTCATTGTTGATGTTCACCCAGGAGAACTAAATCCAAATGAATTGTCATCATTACACTCTTTCAAATTTGAAGACAATGAACCACTTTCTTTTAGTGTCAGACCCACAGATTATGAAGCAACAAAATCTCAGTTG ACTTTAAATAAGGAATTTGCAGAATATGTTCGAACAACAGAATATGACCAAGTAATATTGTGTGGTCCAAATGGTACTTCAATTGcaacaaaaataatcaaatacaaAGTTCGATGGTATTATACGGTCAAATTTGGATCTCAATGGAGAAAATTTGTATCCACAAAAGGATTTGTTTCTGGTGATGTGCTTAATTTCATGTTTATTGACAAAGAAAAGAACAATGTCATGAGAGTTGTCAAGCTAGAAGATTAG